A part of Chiloscyllium punctatum isolate Juve2018m chromosome 27, sChiPun1.3, whole genome shotgun sequence genomic DNA contains:
- the LOC140453520 gene encoding serine/threonine-protein kinase PDIK1L-like isoform X2: MASREPKYNLVRELGRGSYGVVYEAVVRKTGARVAVKKIRCHAPENVELALREFWALSSIKSLHPNVIHLEECILQKDGMLQKMTHGSSSSHYLKLVETSLKGELSFDSRSSYYLWLVMDFCDGGDMNEYLLSRKPNRRTNTSFMLQLSSALAFLHKNQIVHRDLKPDNILITETGSEAGGGGPVLKVADFGLSKVCSGLGADQKEPVNVNRCWLSTACGSDFYMAPEVWEGHYTAKADIFALGVIIWAMLERITFIDSQTKKELLGSYVRQGAVIVPLGEALLENPKMELNIPVKKKSMNAGMRQLIKEMLAANPQDRPDAFELELRICKITCRECSRTA; this comes from the exons ATGGCGAGTAGAGAGCCAAAGTACAACCTGGTACGTGAATTGGGACGTGGCAGCTATGGTGTGGTCTATGAAGCAGTGGTAAGAAAGACTGGAGCACGGGTAGCAGTGAAGAAGATTCGGTGCCATGCACCTGAGAATGTGGAACTGGCTTTGCGAGAGTTTTGGGCATTAAGCAGTATCAAGAGCCTTCATCCTAATGTGATCCACCTAGAGGAGTGCATCTTGCAAAAAGATGGGATGTTGCAAAAGATGACACATGGATCATCCTCTTCTcattatttaaag CTGGTGGAAACTTCACTGAAAGGGGAACTCAGCTTTGATTCTAGAAGTTCGTACTATCTCTGGCTTGTAATGGAtttctgtgatggtggggacatGAATGAGTATCTGCTATCGAGAAAGCCCAACCGTCGGACCAACACTAGTTTCATGCTGCAGCTCAGTAGTGCCTTGGCTTTTCTACACAAAAATCAAATTGTGCACAGGGACCTGAAGCCAGATAACATATTGATTACTGAGACCGGATCAGAAGCTGGAGGAGGAGGGCCTGTACTAAAAGTGGCAGACTTCGGTCTGAGTAAAGTCTGCTCTGGGCTGGGAGCAGATCAAAAAGAACCAGTTAACGTGAACAGATGTTGGCTTTCGACGGCTTGTGGGTCAGATTTTTACATGGCACCAGAAGTTTGGGAAGGCCATTATACAGCTAAAGCTGACATCTTTGCACTGGGGGTCATCATTTGGGCCATGTTGGAAAGGATTACATTTATAGATTCGCAAACTAAGAAAGAACTATTGGGAAGCTATGTGCGTCAGGGAGCAGTGATTGTGCCCCTCGGTGAGGCACTGTTGGAAAACCCCAAGATGGAACTTAACATTCCTGTTAAGAAAAAGTCCATGAATGCAGGAATGAGACAATTGATTAAAGAAATGCTTGCAGCAAATCCACAGGACAGACCTGATGCTTTTGAATTAGAACTGAGGATATGTAAAATCACATGCAGAGAGTGCAGCCGGACTGCGTAA
- the LOC140453520 gene encoding serine/threonine-protein kinase PDIK1L-like isoform X1, with translation MRIPSGGGGVFQVLSMASREPKYNLVRELGRGSYGVVYEAVVRKTGARVAVKKIRCHAPENVELALREFWALSSIKSLHPNVIHLEECILQKDGMLQKMTHGSSSSHYLKLVETSLKGELSFDSRSSYYLWLVMDFCDGGDMNEYLLSRKPNRRTNTSFMLQLSSALAFLHKNQIVHRDLKPDNILITETGSEAGGGGPVLKVADFGLSKVCSGLGADQKEPVNVNRCWLSTACGSDFYMAPEVWEGHYTAKADIFALGVIIWAMLERITFIDSQTKKELLGSYVRQGAVIVPLGEALLENPKMELNIPVKKKSMNAGMRQLIKEMLAANPQDRPDAFELELRICKITCRECSRTA, from the exons ATGAGAATCCCAAGTGGTGGGGGAGGAG TTTTTCAAGTATTGTCCATGGCGAGTAGAGAGCCAAAGTACAACCTGGTACGTGAATTGGGACGTGGCAGCTATGGTGTGGTCTATGAAGCAGTGGTAAGAAAGACTGGAGCACGGGTAGCAGTGAAGAAGATTCGGTGCCATGCACCTGAGAATGTGGAACTGGCTTTGCGAGAGTTTTGGGCATTAAGCAGTATCAAGAGCCTTCATCCTAATGTGATCCACCTAGAGGAGTGCATCTTGCAAAAAGATGGGATGTTGCAAAAGATGACACATGGATCATCCTCTTCTcattatttaaag CTGGTGGAAACTTCACTGAAAGGGGAACTCAGCTTTGATTCTAGAAGTTCGTACTATCTCTGGCTTGTAATGGAtttctgtgatggtggggacatGAATGAGTATCTGCTATCGAGAAAGCCCAACCGTCGGACCAACACTAGTTTCATGCTGCAGCTCAGTAGTGCCTTGGCTTTTCTACACAAAAATCAAATTGTGCACAGGGACCTGAAGCCAGATAACATATTGATTACTGAGACCGGATCAGAAGCTGGAGGAGGAGGGCCTGTACTAAAAGTGGCAGACTTCGGTCTGAGTAAAGTCTGCTCTGGGCTGGGAGCAGATCAAAAAGAACCAGTTAACGTGAACAGATGTTGGCTTTCGACGGCTTGTGGGTCAGATTTTTACATGGCACCAGAAGTTTGGGAAGGCCATTATACAGCTAAAGCTGACATCTTTGCACTGGGGGTCATCATTTGGGCCATGTTGGAAAGGATTACATTTATAGATTCGCAAACTAAGAAAGAACTATTGGGAAGCTATGTGCGTCAGGGAGCAGTGATTGTGCCCCTCGGTGAGGCACTGTTGGAAAACCCCAAGATGGAACTTAACATTCCTGTTAAGAAAAAGTCCATGAATGCAGGAATGAGACAATTGATTAAAGAAATGCTTGCAGCAAATCCACAGGACAGACCTGATGCTTTTGAATTAGAACTGAGGATATGTAAAATCACATGCAGAGAGTGCAGCCGGACTGCGTAA